In a genomic window of Flavobacterium sp. KACC 22761:
- a CDS encoding geranylgeranylglycerol-phosphate geranylgeranyltransferase, with amino-acid sequence MLSRQHKLVVMKIVSLFSVVRGYNIPIIVIAQYLSAIFILAPEKRALDIILDFYLFLIVFASAITIASGYIINNFYDSQKDLINRPNKSMLDRLVSQKTKLSVYFSLNFLAVLMASIVSWRAFLFFSAYIFLIWFYSHKIKRYPFIGNLTAALMAVIPFFAILLYFYNSISFEEIENHMSHFMVISAHAVFLFLLLLIREMIKDLENLKGDLANNYRTIPILYNEKVSKQIITLLTLLTIIPVYILVNVYDVGYMDIYFYVCFGVLLFFLIFLWKSNSKEQFLMLHNVLKFLIVSGVFCIVLINPNVLWHGRELISNY; translated from the coding sequence ATGTTAAGCAGACAGCACAAACTTGTAGTAATGAAAATTGTCAGTTTGTTTTCTGTGGTACGCGGTTATAACATTCCTATTATTGTTATCGCACAATATCTGTCTGCAATATTTATTTTGGCTCCAGAGAAAAGAGCGCTTGACATTATCTTGGATTTTTATTTGTTTCTCATTGTTTTTGCTTCGGCAATTACCATTGCTTCGGGTTACATTATCAACAACTTTTACGACAGCCAAAAAGATTTAATCAATAGACCAAATAAATCGATGCTGGATCGTTTGGTAAGTCAGAAAACCAAGTTGTCGGTTTATTTCAGCTTGAATTTTTTAGCAGTTTTAATGGCTTCGATTGTTTCTTGGCGTGCGTTTTTATTCTTTTCGGCATATATTTTCCTAATTTGGTTTTATTCGCATAAAATAAAAAGATATCCATTTATTGGAAATTTGACGGCTGCACTTATGGCTGTAATTCCGTTTTTTGCAATATTATTGTATTTCTACAATTCGATTTCGTTTGAAGAAATTGAAAATCACATGAGCCATTTTATGGTGATTTCCGCCCATGCAGTTTTCTTGTTTTTATTGCTTTTGATTCGGGAAATGATCAAAGATTTGGAAAATCTAAAAGGCGATTTGGCAAATAACTACCGGACGATTCCGATACTTTATAACGAGAAAGTTTCTAAGCAAATTATTACGCTTTTAACACTTTTGACCATTATTCCGGTTTATATTTTAGTCAACGTTTATGATGTTGGTTATATGGATATTTACTTTTATGTATGTTTTGGTGTTTTGCTGTTTTTCTTGATTTTTTTATGGAAATCGAATTCAAAAGAACAGTTTTTAATGCTTCATAATGTTTTGAAGTTTTTGATTGTTTCTGGCGTTTTTTGCATTGTTTTGATCAATCCGAATGTTTTATGGCATGGGCGCGAATTAATTTCTAATTATTAG
- a CDS encoding DUF502 domain-containing protein, which yields MKSILKIIKATFLGGLVFLVPLVVLLIVLEKGYGIIQKTTLPLVNNLPRISVLGLALQEFIGILLIILICLVAGLLAKTANAKKLVERLEDGVLSFVPGYSFMKNMNENILGLESKDDLKVILVPTDAGLQFAFLIEQISEDKFTVFIPDAPNPWSGSVVFVEKKDIQDIDITQKQALACIRKLGYGSKELLKNKL from the coding sequence ATGAAAAGCATTTTAAAGATTATCAAAGCAACATTTTTAGGAGGACTCGTGTTTTTAGTGCCATTGGTGGTTCTACTAATTGTTTTAGAAAAAGGATACGGCATTATTCAAAAAACCACGCTTCCACTGGTAAACAACTTACCCAGAATTAGTGTTTTAGGACTTGCGCTTCAGGAATTTATTGGAATACTGCTTATAATTCTTATTTGTTTGGTGGCGGGTTTATTAGCAAAAACTGCCAATGCAAAAAAGCTGGTGGAAAGATTAGAAGATGGTGTTTTGAGTTTTGTTCCTGGCTATTCGTTCATGAAAAACATGAACGAAAATATTCTTGGGTTGGAATCCAAAGATGACTTAAAAGTAATTCTAGTTCCTACAGATGCCGGTTTACAATTTGCCTTTTTGATCGAACAAATAAGTGAAGATAAATTTACAGTCTTTATTCCAGATGCTCCAAATCCGTGGAGCGGATCAGTGGTTTTCGTAGAAAAAAAAGATATTCAGGATATTGATATTACCCAAAAACAAGCTTTGGCCTGTATTCGAAAATTAGGTTACGGTTCTAAAGAATTGTTAAAAAACAAGCTTTAA
- a CDS encoding mevalonate kinase — MKGPLFYSKILLFGEYGIIRDSKGLSIPYNFYNGALKKSEEPSAEAIASNKSLRSFASYLEVLHTQQPELVTFDLETLKNDVETGMYFDSSIPQGYGVGSSGALVAAIYDKYATNKITVLENLTREKLLQLKNIFSQMESFFHGKSSGLDPLNSYLSIPILINSKDNIEATGIPTQSFDGKGAVFLLDSGIVGETAPMVNIFMENLKDKGFRAMLKNQFVKYTDACVENFLHGDMKSLFTNTKKLSKVVLNNFKPMIPEQFHGIWQHGIDTNDYYLKLCGSGGGGYILGFTEDLERAKMSLKDYKLEVVYQF; from the coding sequence ATGAAAGGACCCTTATTTTACTCAAAAATATTACTCTTTGGAGAATACGGAATTATCCGCGACTCTAAAGGACTTTCTATTCCTTATAATTTTTACAACGGTGCATTAAAAAAATCTGAAGAACCTTCGGCCGAAGCCATTGCATCAAACAAAAGCTTAAGAAGTTTTGCTTCTTATCTTGAAGTGTTACACACACAGCAACCAGAATTGGTTACTTTCGATTTGGAAACTTTAAAAAATGATGTCGAAACCGGAATGTATTTCGATTCTAGTATTCCGCAAGGATACGGCGTTGGAAGCAGTGGTGCGCTTGTAGCCGCTATTTATGATAAATATGCGACAAACAAAATCACAGTTTTAGAGAATTTGACTCGTGAAAAGCTATTACAGCTTAAAAATATATTTTCACAAATGGAAAGCTTTTTCCACGGAAAAAGTTCTGGTTTAGATCCATTAAACAGCTATTTGAGCATTCCAATTTTAATTAATTCGAAAGACAATATCGAAGCAACCGGAATTCCAACACAAAGTTTTGACGGAAAAGGCGCTGTATTTTTGCTAGATTCAGGAATTGTAGGCGAAACGGCTCCAATGGTCAACATTTTTATGGAAAACCTAAAAGACAAAGGTTTCCGAGCCATGCTTAAAAACCAGTTTGTAAAGTACACAGATGCTTGCGTAGAAAACTTCTTGCACGGCGATATGAAATCGTTGTTTACCAATACTAAAAAGCTTTCAAAAGTTGTTTTGAACAATTTCAAACCAATGATTCCTGAGCAATTTCACGGAATTTGGCAACACGGAATCGACACAAACGATTATTACCTAAAACTTTGTGGTTCTGGAGGAGGCGGTTATATTCTTGGTTTTACTGAAGATTTAGAACGCGCAAAAATGTCTTTGAAAGATTATAAACTAGAAGTAGTTTATCAATTTTAA
- a CDS encoding diphosphomevalonate decarboxylase: protein MFTAADFIPNKYTSTIENGNFEWSAPSNIALVKYWGKKDNQIPANPSVSFTLNNCKTITKLGFEKRAISTSLNVTNDFSFDLLFEGKPKEDFKPKIQKFLERVEVYLPFLKDYHFTIDTQNTFPHSSGIASSASGMAALAMNFMSLERKLNPEMTDEYFYQKASFLARLGSGSACRSVKGEVVVWGNQANIEGSTDLFGVEFPYAIHENFKNYQDTILLVDKGEKQVSSTVGHDLMHNHPYAERRFAQAHENLHKLIAIFENGNLDEFIKVVESEALTLHAMMMTSMPYFILMKPNTLQIINAIWKFRNETQIPVCFTLDAGANVHVLYPENVSEKVLQFIQDELVVFCQNRQYLCDKIGEGAIAL from the coding sequence ATGTTTACAGCAGCTGATTTTATTCCAAATAAATATACTTCAACAATCGAAAACGGAAACTTTGAATGGAGCGCTCCAAGCAATATTGCATTAGTGAAATATTGGGGGAAAAAAGACAATCAGATTCCGGCAAATCCTTCGGTTAGTTTTACTTTGAATAATTGCAAAACGATTACGAAATTAGGTTTCGAAAAAAGAGCCATTTCGACTTCGCTCAATGTGACAAACGATTTTTCTTTTGATTTGCTTTTTGAAGGAAAACCAAAAGAAGATTTCAAACCAAAGATTCAGAAGTTTTTAGAAAGAGTTGAAGTTTATTTGCCATTTTTAAAAGACTATCATTTTACGATTGATACTCAAAATACGTTTCCGCATAGTTCTGGAATTGCTTCTTCGGCTTCTGGAATGGCAGCTTTGGCAATGAATTTTATGAGTTTGGAAAGAAAATTAAATCCAGAAATGACGGATGAATATTTCTATCAAAAAGCATCTTTTCTTGCTCGTTTAGGTTCAGGAAGCGCTTGTAGAAGTGTAAAAGGCGAAGTCGTAGTTTGGGGAAATCAAGCAAACATAGAAGGAAGCACCGATTTATTTGGTGTTGAATTTCCGTACGCTATTCATGAAAATTTCAAGAATTATCAAGATACCATTTTATTAGTTGACAAAGGCGAAAAACAAGTTTCGAGTACGGTTGGGCACGATTTGATGCACAATCATCCGTATGCAGAACGACGTTTTGCGCAAGCACATGAAAATCTGCATAAATTAATTGCCATTTTTGAAAATGGAAATTTAGACGAATTCATCAAAGTTGTAGAAAGTGAAGCACTGACTTTGCATGCTATGATGATGACCTCAATGCCATATTTTATTTTGATGAAGCCAAATACGCTACAAATCATCAATGCAATATGGAAATTCAGAAATGAAACTCAAATTCCTGTGTGTTTTACACTTGATGCCGGAGCAAATGTGCATGTCCTTTATCCCGAAAACGTTAGCGAAAAAGTATTACAATTTATTCAAGACGAATTAGTTGTATTTTGTCAGAATCGTCAGTACCTTTGCGACAAAATTGGAGAGGGAGCTATTGCATTATAA
- a CDS encoding TspO/MBR family protein, with protein sequence MNKIVKIVIALIVCLSVGYSAGVVTKPSIETWYVTLEKPIFNPPNWIFMPVWSLLYILMAIAAALVWDKIKENAEEVKKALLFFIIQLILNSIWSYLFFGLKNPMLALIEIILLWLMIYETYLKFIKINKTAGYLLIPYLAWVAFATVLNASIWWLNK encoded by the coding sequence ATGAATAAGATTGTAAAAATCGTTATAGCTTTAATTGTTTGTCTTTCTGTTGGATATTCTGCAGGAGTGGTCACAAAACCAAGTATTGAGACTTGGTATGTAACATTGGAAAAACCAATATTTAATCCACCGAACTGGATTTTTATGCCCGTTTGGTCGTTACTTTACATTTTAATGGCAATTGCTGCTGCATTAGTTTGGGACAAAATAAAAGAAAATGCGGAAGAAGTAAAGAAAGCATTGCTTTTTTTCATTATTCAATTGATTTTAAATTCAATTTGGTCGTATTTATTCTTCGGATTAAAAAATCCGATGCTGGCTTTAATCGAAATTATTCTTTTATGGTTGATGATTTATGAAACGTATTTGAAGTTCATTAAAATCAATAAAACGGCTGGTTATTTATTAATTCCGTATTTGGCTTGGGTCGCTTTTGCTACGGTTTTGAATGCTAGTATTTGGTGGTTGAATAAGTAG
- a CDS encoding tetratricopeptide repeat protein, translating into MNRLKFFLVVLVLMSFKTFACLNWEIKTLKNKVEIYRDRAHQYVPRGHQFKIKDFSGLILDLEEGYKKTNDVDYLSDKGYVLIIQGKYDEALKLYLEIEKIKPNRYSTASNLGTLYELMGENQKAYEWIQKSIKINPNSHEGSEWLHLKILEAKIKKIQNLTGEFFIGTNFGSEIVAKTNLSNEELTKLQDAIFFQLNERISFIKPKDQIISVLLFELGNIASMNENVFSETSEIFELSRKYGFQSNVLNERLLVCYEKMNEYSLKNGKELYESAVHADTLSDKLAKRIRKNDDIFNEVLIGFSIITLTLLICSVVFFLKWKKLKNTISAS; encoded by the coding sequence ATGAATAGATTAAAGTTTTTTCTAGTTGTTTTGGTTTTAATGTCATTTAAAACTTTTGCTTGTTTGAATTGGGAAATTAAAACTTTGAAGAATAAAGTTGAAATTTATAGAGATCGTGCACATCAATATGTTCCGAGAGGCCATCAATTTAAAATTAAAGATTTTTCAGGATTAATTTTAGATCTGGAAGAAGGATATAAAAAGACGAACGATGTCGATTATTTATCTGACAAAGGTTATGTCTTAATCATTCAAGGGAAATATGATGAAGCATTAAAATTATATTTAGAGATTGAAAAAATTAAGCCTAACAGATATTCAACAGCGTCTAATCTTGGAACATTGTATGAGTTAATGGGAGAAAACCAAAAGGCTTATGAATGGATTCAAAAGTCTATTAAAATTAATCCAAACTCGCACGAAGGATCAGAATGGCTTCATCTTAAAATATTGGAAGCGAAGATTAAGAAAATTCAAAATCTAACAGGAGAATTTTTTATTGGCACTAATTTCGGTTCAGAAATTGTTGCGAAAACAAATCTTTCTAATGAAGAATTAACAAAGTTGCAAGATGCTATATTTTTTCAGTTAAATGAAAGAATTTCGTTTATAAAGCCAAAAGATCAGATTATTTCTGTTTTACTTTTTGAATTAGGGAATATAGCTTCAATGAATGAAAATGTATTTAGTGAAACCTCGGAAATCTTTGAGCTATCAAGAAAATATGGCTTCCAAAGTAATGTGCTTAATGAGAGATTGCTCGTTTGCTATGAAAAAATGAATGAGTATAGTCTAAAAAATGGTAAAGAATTATATGAAAGCGCTGTTCATGCAGACACATTGAGTGACAAATTAGCAAAAAGAATAAGAAAAAATGATGATATTTTTAATGAAGTATTAATCGGTTTTTCAATAATCACTTTGACATTATTAATCTGCTCAGTTGTATTTTTCTTAAAATGGAAAAAGCTTAAGAATACTATTTCAGCTTCTTAA
- a CDS encoding MBL fold metallo-hydrolase, whose product MKNIAKDVYQISLFPRNAINCYLIEDVLIDAGIRTSSNKILKSIKDKSVAKHALTHAHADHQGSSKIICETLNIPLLCSEPEKEFAENGNVITEYPNPNHIISKFQKNFWAGKGHLVSETLKEGDQIGGFTVIETPGHSSGHLSFFREKDGVLIVGDVMTNMNLLTTKVGLHEPPHLFTADQEINRKSILKLASLQPKILCFGHGPVLVNNGELEKFKNSIQFN is encoded by the coding sequence ATGAAGAATATTGCCAAAGACGTTTACCAAATCTCGTTATTTCCAAGAAACGCGATCAATTGTTATTTGATTGAAGATGTTTTAATTGATGCAGGAATTAGAACTTCTTCTAATAAAATATTAAAATCAATAAAAGACAAATCCGTTGCCAAACACGCATTGACGCACGCCCACGCCGACCATCAGGGGAGCAGTAAAATAATCTGCGAAACGCTGAATATTCCACTTTTATGCAGTGAACCCGAAAAAGAATTCGCTGAAAACGGAAATGTCATTACAGAATATCCAAATCCGAATCATATTATTTCAAAATTTCAGAAAAACTTCTGGGCAGGAAAAGGACATTTGGTTTCTGAAACCTTAAAAGAAGGTGATCAAATTGGAGGATTTACGGTTATTGAAACTCCAGGACATTCGAGTGGACATTTATCTTTTTTCAGAGAGAAAGACGGCGTTTTGATTGTAGGTGATGTGATGACCAATATGAATTTGCTGACTACAAAAGTTGGTCTGCATGAACCGCCTCATTTATTTACTGCAGATCAGGAAATCAATAGAAAATCAATACTAAAATTAGCTTCCTTACAACCCAAAATATTGTGTTTTGGCCACGGCCCTGTTTTAGTTAACAATGGTGAATTGGAGAAATTCAAAAACTCGATTCAGTTTAATTAA
- a CDS encoding Crp/Fnr family transcriptional regulator, with amino-acid sequence MNAELQKQILSIASFSEKEIEKIDSCFEYERFTTKEFLSSMGKISNKIFFIVEGLARVYYLKDGKEITTYLSCDEGFIASYSSFINQSVSFENIQCIEDCEVLSITFEKMQFLYNEIPNWERVGRILAEQNYLCMADRVLKLQMIPAKEKYQTFLASAPAKIIQRTPLIYIASFLGITPESLSRIRQDIS; translated from the coding sequence GTGAATGCTGAATTACAAAAACAAATACTGTCGATCGCTTCGTTTTCTGAAAAAGAAATCGAAAAGATCGATTCTTGTTTTGAATATGAAAGATTTACGACAAAAGAATTTCTTTCTTCAATGGGAAAAATCAGCAACAAGATTTTCTTTATTGTTGAAGGTCTTGCTCGTGTTTATTATTTGAAAGACGGAAAAGAAATTACCACTTATTTAAGCTGTGATGAAGGTTTTATTGCTTCGTATTCCAGTTTCATCAATCAATCTGTTTCTTTTGAAAATATTCAATGTATCGAAGATTGCGAAGTGCTTTCGATCACTTTCGAGAAAATGCAGTTTTTGTATAACGAAATTCCAAATTGGGAACGTGTTGGAAGAATTTTAGCCGAACAAAATTATCTCTGCATGGCCGATCGCGTTTTAAAACTACAAATGATTCCTGCCAAAGAAAAATACCAGACTTTTTTAGCTTCGGCTCCAGCCAAAATAATTCAGCGAACGCCTTTAATTTACATTGCTTCCTTTCTCGGAATTACCCCAGAATCGCTGAGTAGAATCCGTCAGGATATTTCTTAA
- a CDS encoding HAD family hydrolase, with product MKFKGIIFDLDGTLVNSLHDISDAMNKVLTALSYPTHDYDTYQYFIGSGLRNLVSKALPATNNSDDEIESCFECMVDEYTKICTLKTKPYDGIVELLEKLTSQNIKMAVFSNKADELTKKIASEIFPEQFDTAVGLSTEELKKPNPFEAIEISKKWNLKPEEILFVGDSDIDMKTAINANMFPVGVTWGYRTEEELKNSGAKVVINNASQLIEIL from the coding sequence ATGAAATTTAAAGGAATTATTTTTGATTTAGACGGAACTTTAGTCAACTCATTACACGACATTTCAGATGCGATGAACAAAGTACTTACCGCTCTAAGTTACCCAACACATGATTACGATACTTACCAATATTTTATCGGAAGCGGTTTACGAAATCTGGTAAGTAAAGCATTGCCTGCCACAAACAATTCTGATGATGAAATCGAAAGTTGTTTTGAATGTATGGTCGATGAATACACTAAAATCTGCACGCTGAAAACAAAACCTTATGATGGAATTGTTGAACTGCTAGAAAAACTGACTTCACAAAACATCAAAATGGCCGTTTTCTCTAACAAAGCCGATGAATTGACAAAGAAAATAGCATCGGAAATATTTCCAGAACAATTTGACACAGCAGTTGGTTTGAGTACAGAAGAACTTAAAAAACCAAATCCGTTTGAAGCGATAGAAATCAGCAAAAAATGGAATCTAAAACCTGAAGAAATTCTTTTCGTGGGCGATTCAGACATTGATATGAAAACGGCTATAAATGCCAATATGTTTCCTGTTGGTGTAACTTGGGGTTACAGAACTGAAGAAGAATTGAAAAACAGTGGTGCAAAAGTGGTTATTAATAATGCTTCACAATTAATTGAAATATTGTAA
- a CDS encoding NAD(P)/FAD-dependent oxidoreductase: protein MIKNFDIIIVGGGAAGFFTAINIAEKNPKLKIAILERGKEVLSKVRVSGGGRCNVTHACFEPNELVKFYPRGEKELRGPFHQFCSGDTIEWFEKHGVELKIEEDGRMFPVSNSSQTIIDCFLKATEKLGIKVLTGQSVQSIFKKENHWKIDTQTDNYATEKLVMATGSNPKIWEMLQEHGHAIVSPVPSLFTFNIKDSRIKELPGVAAQATVHVKDTKLESTGPLLITHWGMSGPAILKLSAWGARILHDKNYQFTIFVNWLNDVDFEDAEKILKDLKQEHAKKAVSKKSPFDFPNRLWESLALASGIDSETKWADLSKNQLQNLTSQLTKAEFKVNGKSTFKEEFVTAGGIDLKEINFKTMESKIHENLYFAGEIVNIDAITGGFNFQNAWTSGFILAQNI, encoded by the coding sequence ATGATTAAAAATTTCGACATAATAATCGTTGGCGGAGGCGCTGCTGGTTTTTTTACGGCAATTAATATTGCAGAGAAAAATCCGAAACTGAAAATTGCCATTTTAGAAAGAGGAAAAGAAGTACTTTCTAAAGTCCGTGTTTCCGGAGGCGGACGATGCAACGTTACACACGCCTGTTTTGAGCCTAACGAATTAGTAAAATTTTATCCTCGAGGCGAAAAAGAACTTCGTGGGCCTTTTCATCAATTTTGTTCGGGAGATACAATTGAATGGTTCGAAAAACACGGCGTCGAATTAAAAATCGAAGAAGATGGCAGAATGTTTCCTGTTTCCAATTCATCACAAACTATTATAGATTGTTTCTTAAAAGCAACTGAAAAATTAGGCATAAAAGTCTTGACAGGTCAAAGTGTACAATCTATTTTCAAAAAAGAAAATCATTGGAAAATTGATACGCAAACCGACAATTACGCTACCGAAAAATTAGTAATGGCAACAGGAAGCAATCCTAAAATATGGGAAATGCTTCAGGAACACGGACACGCAATTGTAAGCCCAGTTCCTTCCCTATTTACTTTCAACATCAAAGATTCGAGAATAAAAGAATTACCAGGCGTTGCGGCACAAGCTACTGTGCATGTAAAAGATACTAAATTAGAATCAACTGGGCCTTTATTGATTACACATTGGGGAATGAGCGGCCCAGCAATCTTAAAACTTTCAGCTTGGGGCGCTCGAATTCTGCACGACAAAAATTATCAATTTACCATTTTTGTGAATTGGCTAAATGATGTTGATTTTGAAGATGCCGAAAAAATCCTAAAAGACTTAAAACAGGAACATGCTAAAAAAGCGGTTTCTAAAAAATCTCCTTTTGATTTCCCAAACCGTTTGTGGGAAAGTTTGGCTTTGGCTTCGGGAATTGATTCAGAGACTAAATGGGCCGATTTATCTAAAAATCAATTGCAGAATCTGACTTCACAATTAACAAAAGCCGAATTTAAAGTCAACGGAAAAAGTACTTTTAAAGAAGAATTTGTAACTGCTGGCGGAATCGATTTAAAAGAAATCAACTTCAAAACCATGGAAAGCAAAATTCATGAAAATCTCTATTTTGCTGGGGAAATTGTAAATATCGACGCTATTACTGGCGGATTTAATTTTCAGAATGCCTGGACAAGCGGGTTTATTCTGGCTCAAAATATTTAA
- a CDS encoding glycerophosphodiester phosphodiesterase: MLKIAHRGAKAYEPENTLQAFQKALDLNSDGIELDVHLSSDGHIIVIHDETIDRTTNGKGLVNDFTLSELKSFLIDGRFQIPTLNEVFDLVDKKCLINIELKGLNTPNKVVALIEEYVSVKNWKYEDFIISSFDWNMLEETANLNPNIPIGVLTEEDINTALAFAEKIKAKAINPDFNLLNEENVHQMQKKGFLVLPWTVNSEEDIQKVKSYKVNGIISDNPDKI; this comes from the coding sequence ATGCTCAAAATCGCACATAGAGGTGCCAAAGCCTACGAACCTGAAAACACTTTACAAGCTTTTCAAAAAGCCTTAGACCTAAATTCAGATGGAATTGAACTTGACGTTCATTTGAGTTCAGATGGGCATATAATCGTAATTCACGACGAAACCATCGATAGAACAACTAATGGAAAAGGCCTTGTAAACGATTTTACTTTATCGGAATTAAAATCGTTTTTGATTGATGGAAGATTCCAAATCCCAACTTTAAACGAGGTTTTCGATTTAGTCGACAAAAAATGTCTGATCAATATCGAATTAAAAGGTTTAAACACTCCAAACAAAGTTGTGGCTTTAATAGAAGAGTATGTTTCAGTCAAAAACTGGAAATACGAGGATTTCATTATTTCAAGTTTCGATTGGAATATGTTAGAGGAAACAGCAAACCTAAATCCAAATATCCCAATTGGTGTTTTAACAGAAGAAGATATAAATACCGCTTTGGCTTTCGCCGAAAAAATAAAAGCAAAAGCCATTAACCCCGATTTTAATTTATTGAACGAAGAAAATGTTCATCAAATGCAGAAAAAAGGTTTTCTAGTTTTACCTTGGACAGTTAATTCAGAAGAAGACATTCAAAAAGTAAAAAGTTATAAAGTAAACGGAATTATCTCTGATAATCCAGACAAAATATAA
- a CDS encoding alpha-amylase family glycosyl hydrolase, which translates to MKKYTFLFLSLVYLTMSCSGSKSVTMNTTSKTPFVWEGANVYFLLTDRFYNGDTSNDVNFNRTKTPGKLRGFEGGDIIGITKKIESGYFEKLGINAIWLTPIVEQIHDGVDEGTGLSYGFHGYWTKDWTALDPNFGTKEDLANLVKKAHEKGIRIILDGVINHTGPVTPEDPVWPSDWVRTGVVCDYKSFENTTMCTLVDNLPDVRTESNHEVQLPPFLIEKWKKEGRYEKEIASLDDFFKRTGYPKTPKYYIIKWLTDYILEFGIDGYRADTVKHTNEDVWADFKKECDYAFETWKKHHPLEILDQNPFYTIAEVYGYGISGGQDYDFGDRKVNYFQNGFNSMINFEFKWNAGQNDYEGLFSKYSNHLNNDLKGYSVLNYMSSHDDGQPFDANRTKSIETATKLLLSPGMSQVYYGDESARSLVVEGTQGDATLRSNMNWDDIQNNPETQKTLLHWQKLGQFRRNHPAVGAGVHKLINPYPYTFSRTFTQGSFTDKVVMGVDLPNGRKELPVGDVFPNGTKLKDTYSNQKVEVIDGKVIIDNDFDIVLLEEI; encoded by the coding sequence ATGAAAAAATACACTTTCCTTTTTTTATCTTTAGTATACTTAACAATGAGTTGTTCTGGCTCAAAATCAGTTACAATGAATACTACTTCGAAAACACCTTTCGTTTGGGAAGGGGCAAATGTTTATTTTTTACTTACAGATCGTTTTTACAACGGAGATACTTCAAACGATGTCAATTTTAACCGAACCAAAACGCCTGGAAAACTTCGCGGATTTGAAGGCGGTGACATCATCGGAATCACAAAAAAAATCGAATCAGGATATTTTGAAAAACTAGGAATCAATGCCATTTGGCTTACGCCGATTGTAGAACAGATTCACGATGGCGTTGATGAAGGAACTGGATTGAGTTATGGTTTTCACGGCTATTGGACAAAAGACTGGACGGCTTTGGATCCCAATTTTGGAACAAAAGAAGATTTAGCCAACTTGGTAAAAAAAGCACACGAAAAAGGCATCAGAATAATTCTTGATGGCGTTATCAACCATACCGGACCAGTAACTCCCGAAGATCCTGTTTGGCCTTCAGACTGGGTAAGAACTGGCGTTGTCTGCGATTACAAATCGTTCGAAAACACAACGATGTGTACTTTGGTTGATAATCTTCCAGATGTAAGAACCGAAAGTAATCACGAAGTTCAACTGCCTCCTTTCTTAATCGAAAAATGGAAAAAAGAAGGCCGTTACGAAAAAGAAATTGCTTCATTAGATGATTTTTTCAAAAGAACAGGTTATCCAAAAACACCAAAATATTACATTATAAAATGGCTTACCGATTATATTCTGGAATTCGGAATTGACGGTTATCGCGCCGATACTGTAAAACACACTAATGAAGATGTTTGGGCCGATTTCAAAAAAGAATGTGATTACGCTTTTGAAACCTGGAAAAAACATCATCCGCTTGAAATTTTAGACCAAAACCCATTTTATACCATTGCCGAAGTTTATGGTTACGGAATTAGTGGTGGACAGGATTATGATTTTGGAGATCGAAAAGTAAATTATTTTCAAAACGGTTTCAACAGCATGATCAATTTTGAGTTTAAATGGAATGCAGGTCAGAACGATTATGAAGGTTTATTTTCGAAATATTCTAATCATTTAAATAATGACTTAAAAGGATATTCGGTCCTTAATTATATGTCTTCGCACGACGACGGCCAGCCTTTTGATGCTAACCGAACCAAAAGCATCGAAACAGCCACTAAACTACTGCTTTCCCCAGGAATGTCACAGGTTTATTATGGAGACGAATCGGCACGATCTTTAGTTGTTGAAGGAACTCAGGGCGATGCGACTTTACGTTCCAACATGAATTGGGACGATATTCAGAACAATCCTGAAACGCAGAAAACACTTTTACATTGGCAGAAATTAGGTCAGTTTAGACGAAATCATCCTGCTGTTGGAGCAGGCGTTCACAAACTCATTAATCCGTATCCTTATACTTTTTCTAGAACGTTTACTCAAGGTTCTTTTACAGATAAAGTAGTTATGGGAGTAGATTTGCCAAACGGCAGAAAAGAACTTCCTGTTGGTGACGTCTTCCCAAACGGAACAAAACTAAAAGACACATATTCAAATCAGAAAGTAGAAGTTATTGATGGAAAAGTGATTATCGATAATGATTTTGATATTGTCTTATTGGAAGAAATTTAA